From Aspergillus fumigatus Af293 chromosome 5, whole genome shotgun sequence, a single genomic window includes:
- a CDS encoding Zn(II)2Cys6 transcription factor, translating to MSGRRNRSAVACQACRRRKVRCTVTVTGIPCINCSQDGLECTVVQRRGTQQTRNQPLREIRAFPHPRSSPRRNDRTSQVGSGETVGGRTVSNLARDMSQSGRAVSEPTAATGTTTPYSEQSRIEDEERSAADFATASLAPRDAEANDMPIYTGESLGFSAVLDVLATHAVPRHVFRPSSHPSLTAQDVEYLKFKGCLTLPSSDICRELLRAYFHHVHPILPVVDAAQVLKFEQQHDRPAEWNLLLLWSIFFVAVNFIPAETCTVAGYSSRKEMKEAMYSRAKCMYNNGGDDKITQMQSALLLGFWHSEMNNHAQPWYWTGIAINLGQIMGLHRDPDAVKFNPSITGRRRALWRRLWWSCFFRDRWLGLALGRPLRINLLDCDLPMPSTADVMSDLSEVSPSVASLFIPEDLAQLSEYWILLLRLSKILGDVLTLSYQPKRPNPTIEQVEAIESELLTLEIPHECASDQTECARFAVYHLQLHYQAFLITFYRPFTNRLPEGVPSINQTIYQSAVRAKVDAAALQTNTILDALAREKLLNFAGPMTPPLLVPAMHIHLLNCKSDDPLTRQLSLNKLDFCMLILKVMQDVHTAASYYRGIFSEAIRHLSSTTSKPTGQGPVVVETPASLPGEPTMETLLSGDFLDGLMDEASFFNFWEPLSNM from the exons ATGTCTGGCCGTCGCAATCGTTCTGCAGTTGCATGCCAAGCATGCCGTCGTCGCAAAGTCCGGTGCACCGTTACTGTCACCGGCATTCCGTGCATCAATTGTTCCCAGGATGGGCTGGAGTGCACAGTGGTGCAACGACGAGGGAC CCAGCAGACAAGGAATCAACCATTGCGCGAGATTCGCGCGTTTCCTCATCCGAGATCCAGCCCGAGGCGGAACGACAGGACATCCCAAGTCGGTTCCGGTGAGACGGTCGGTGGCCGTACGGTTTCGAATCTCGCCAGGGACATGTCGCAGTCCGGACGGGCTGTCTCAGAGCCAACGGCTGCGACAGGAACTACGACCCCGTATTCCGAGCAAAGCCGGatcgaagacgaagagcGCAGTGCGGCGGACTTTGCCACGGCTTCGCTGGCGCCCCGGGATGCCGAAGCAAATGATATGCCTATATACACTG GCGAATCTTTGGGATTCTCTGCGGTTTTGGATGTTTTAGCCACACATGCGGTCCCCAGACATGTCTTCCGGCCATCGTCGCATCCTAGTCTGACCGCTCAAGATGTCGAGTATCTCAAGTTCAAAGGATGCTTGACATTGCCATCCAGTGATATATGTCGCGAGCTTCTTCGTGCTTATTTCCACCACGTGCATCCTATTCTACCGGTGGTGGATGCTGCGCAGGTGTTGAAGtttgagcagcagcatgaCCGACCAGCCGAATGGAATTTGCTGCTTTTGTGGAGCATCTTTTTTGTGGCAGTCAAT TTTATTCCTGCCGAGACTTGCACAGTCGCCGGATACTCTTCCCGgaaagagatgaaggaggccATGTACTCCCGTGCAAAG TGTATGTATAATAATGGGGGCGATGATAAAATCACGCAGATGCAATCTGCCCTGCTACTCGGATTCTGGCACTCGGAGATGAACAACCACGCCCAGCCCTGGTACTGGACGGGCATTGCAATCAACCTCGGCCAGATCATGGGTCTCCATCGCGATCCTGACGCAGTCAAGTTTAATCCATCCATTACAGGCCGTCGGCGAGCTTTATGGCGGCGCCTATGGTGGTCATGTTTCTTTCGAGACCGCTGGCTCGGCCTCGCCCTCGGGCGTCCGCTGAGGATCAACCTGCTCGATTGTGATCTTCCGATGCCCTCAACCGCGGATGTGATGAGTGACTTATCCGAGGTGTCGCCGTCGGTGGCAAGTCTGTTCATCCCGGAGGACCTGGCGCAGTTAAGTGAGTATTGGATTCTCCTGCTGCGCTTGTCCAAGATCCTGGGGGATGTTCTGACCCTGAGCTACCAGCCAAAAAGGCCGAACCCTACTATTGAGCAAGTTGAAGCAATAGAGTCGGAGCTTCTAACTCTCGAGATTCCGCACGAGTGTGCCTCTGACCAGACCGAGTGCGCACGGTTTGCCGTCTACCACTTGCAGTTACATTATCA AGCATTCCTGATTACGTTCTATCGCCCTTTCACAAACCGACTGCCGGAAGGCGTGCCTTCAATCAATCAGACAATATATCAGTCGGCGGTACGCGCCAAAGTCGACGCTGCTGCACTGCAGACAAACACCATCCTCGACGCTTTGGCCCGCGAGAAACTTCTCAACTTTGCTGGCCCAATGAC TCCACCTCTCCTCGTCCCCGCCATGCACATCCACCTACTCAACTGCAAATCGGACGATCCTCTCACGCGGCAGCTCAGTCTCAACAAGCTTGACTTTTGCATGTTGATCCTCAAGGTCATGCAAGATGTACACACGGCCGCGTCGTACTACCGGGGCATATTCTCCGAGGCGATCCGGCATCTGTCGTCCACGACGAGCAAGCCAACCGGGCAGGGGCCGGTTGTGGTCGAGACGCCGGCGTCTCTCCCCGGCGAACCGACAATGGAGACGCTGCTGAGCGGCGATTTCCTCGACGGACTGATGGACGAGGCCTCGTTTTTCAACTTCTGGGAACCGCTCAGTAATATGTGA